In the Astatotilapia calliptera chromosome 5, fAstCal1.2, whole genome shotgun sequence genome, one interval contains:
- the sfi1 gene encoding protein SFI1 homolog isoform X1, with the protein MQSSGGNSDPVRPRLNYVRSRGEAKQVRKIHIRKVAYRVGYSWNKGGRLKELRIRHLARKFLKLWIQNTFGRVLPHEAKSHYNRVVLRRTFEGWRDEWWSSRREWSLNMRADCHYRYYLCNWTLHSWRMFVCLQREKKMQQQKAQSFADKQRMRLVLDRWEVFTEMRRLKSRMLESALEQYRLSAMHSVWSLWQTRLQHRRDLHILEDQAQKQRALTLKTRAWLQWKEMQTAASCQKEKESRAAFHYISGLKRRALHQWIRYVSYRHTKKETQVLAQRACSRLLVRKCWSKWRNALDCKHSEETRLQAAASLATQSIQCRALVRWRAYVALCREETERKNAANQHYQHHLMRAGVRGLSLNVVLNKTYRLNNRMAIQHCQQTMTRKYWKLWQDRVEEAENCSFKPLIEMALSNYSTSLLRRHFHHWREKLAEQRYMQELERRADIWFVDRMLPRCFQSWVEFTLHSRMLQQRRLKAQAYNRRRQCAWVFYTWWGKSEKLKEEMLSERLAVLHDERCQKQRVWTRWRQRTQERIKEVEKQEASRSLYRRTLLHRTMMQWKENSTELRDRRNREQQACHQGDLRCLRKAVEKWEKFVQVQREKKSRLEEVQSWHEVKLLKHSFVAWKKHHLQMSQIYDNAEELHKQHTQCFLRVALTEWRENAEQRAEIRLEEQQAQNHFDHSLQLKVFHTWREATTLAVSKRFQQREALSRAQQSINEMRLLQFFRRWRNRTREAWRERIIMEKARRHHNSKLLSNALKAWKEHHYQHQKNKVMKRQGLLLLRLKMYQMYFEQWKTKLQHRQREAKQTERALWHWSLTLQAKVLYGWRIWVTEQRRKQEHAARAALVYRDQLLREGVTCILTYAAHMNDLTTNLTQHSQLQRSQHLQRVVKRCAARWKQRALCKPRREQETRGQPAKKSVSFCLSSVSSSDSTKQEAAAGLHSKLTQPQSAVTNIKAAPNSSESSRPTQRNHPASNCPHADEVFVASPHQCSVMSTVPPSESLMSNMDFFQHTQNQEPLLPPSAFMTTGTQNKFKSSLGDSPVERFPQSVTSLDPHSSVYPETRLSASGGETEVPDAKNATSDSTSALMSELLRIQQDMKSFQLDRKQLRAWRKLKGVLQSWLQTSGKDEVMEKNAICQELKDLEELIDRLSTKLEKQKPVMLLHAKRIQHLQTVLRSLGLHAPHQKTEESESQNSAFPT; encoded by the exons ATGCAAAGTAGCGGCGGAAACTCAGATCCAGTAAGACCCCGTTTAAACTATGTCAGATCTCGTGGCGAAGCAAAACAAGTGCGCAAAATTCACATCAGAAAGGTCGCTTACAGAGTTGGATACAGCTGGAACAAAGGTGGAAGACTCAAGGAGCTGAGAATAAG GCACCTTGCAAGAAAGTTTCTGAAGCTATGGATACAGAACACCTTTGGCCGAGTTCTTCCTCATGAAGCAAA GTCGCATTATAACAGAGTGGTACTGAGAAGAACCTTTGAAGGATGGAGAGATGAGTGGTGGTCATCCAGGAGGGAGTGGAGTCTGAACATGCGAGCAGACTGTCACTACAG GTATTACCTGTGCAACTGGACTCTCCACAGCTGGcgaatgtttgtgtgtttgcagagggAAAAGAAGATGCAACAGCAAAAGGCTCAGTCATTTG CTGACAAGCAGCGGATGCGTCTGGTGTTGGACAGATGGGAGGTTTTCACAGAGATGAGAAGACTGAAGAGCAGAATGCTGGAATCAGCTCTTGAGCAGTACAGGCTCTCAGCTATGCA ctcaGTGTGGAGCTTGTGGCAGACTAGATTACAGCACCGTCGAGACCTTCACATTTTGGAGGATCAAGCACAGAAACAGAGGGCGCTAACCTTAAAGACAAGG gCTTGGCTTCAGTGGAAAGAGATGCAGACGGCTGCTTCTtgccagaaagaaaaagaatccaGAGCTGCGTTTCATTATATCTCCGGATTGAAAAGAAGAGCTTTGCATCAGTGGATAAGATATGTGTCGTATCGCCACACCAAGAAAGAAACACAAG TTTTGGCTCAGCGTGCCTGCTCTCGCCTCCTGGTGAGGAAGTGTTGGAGTAAATGGAGAAATGCTCTCGATTGCAAACACAGTGAAGAGACCCGTTTGCAAGCAGCAGCCAGTTTGGCCACGCAGAGCATCCAGTGCAGAGCACTAGTGCGTTGGAGAGCTT ATGTGGCATTGTGCAGAGAagaaactgaaagaaagaaTGCAGCAAATCAACACTACCAACATCATTTAatg CGTGCTGGAGTGCGAGGGTTGTCTCTTAATGTCGTGTTGAACAAAACATATCGACTGAACAACCGTATGGCTATCCAACATTGTCAGCAAACG atgactcgtaagtaCTGGAAACTATGGCAGGATCGTGTGGAGGAAgctgaaaactgcagttttaaaCCCCTCATAGAGATGGCCCTGAGTAACTACAG CACTTCACTGCTTAGAAGACATTTTCACCACTGGAGAGAGAAACTTGCTGAGCAGAGATACATGCAG gaaCTGGAGCGTCGTGCAGACATTTGGTTTGTAGACCGTATGCTACCTCGGTGTTTCCAGTCTTGGGTTGAGTTTACCCTCCACAGCAGAATGCTTCAACAGAGAAGACTCAAAGCTCAAGCTTATAATCG GCGGCGCCAGTGCGCCTGGGTGTTTTACACCTGGTGGGGGAAGTCGGAGAAGCTCAAGGAAGAGATGCTTTCTGAGCGGCTG GCAGTTCTTCATGACGAGAGATGCCAGAAGCAGAGAGTCTGGACGCGATGGAGGCAGCGCACACAAGAGCGGATCAAAGAGGTGGAGAAACAGGAGGCTTCACGTAGTCTGTATCGTCGCACACTTCTACACAGGACGATGATGCAGTGGAAGGAAAACAGCACTGAGCTACGAGACAG gagaaacagagagcagcaggcCTGCCATCAGGGTGATTTGCGCTGCTTAAGAAAGGCTGtagaaaaatgggaaaag tttgTTCAGGtccagagagaaaagaaaagcaggctGGAAGAGGTTCAGAGTTGGCATGAAGTTAAACTTCTAAAACACTCCTTTGTGGCCTGGAAG AAACACCACCTGCAGATGTCTCAGATCTATGACAACGCAGAGGAGCTTCACAAGCAGCACACTCAGTGTTTTCTCAG AGTGGCGCTTACTGAGTGGAGGGAAAATGCAGAGCAGCGAGCAGAGATCCGGCTCGAAGAGCAACAAGCACAGAATCACTTCGATCACTCCCTTCAGCTTAAG GTGTTTCATACGTGGAGAGAAGCAACAACACTTGCGGTGTCAAAGCGCTTCCAGCAGAGGGAAGCACTAAGCAGGGCTCAGCAGTCTATAAATGAAA TGCGGTTGCTGCAATTTTTCAGACGATGGAGGAATCGGACCAGGGAGGCTTGGAGGGAGAGGATAATCATGGAAAAAGCCAGGAGACACCATAACTCCAAACTCCTTTCTAATGCGCTGAAAGCTTGGAAAGAGCATCACTACCAGCACCAGAAGAATAAG GTGATGAAACGACAGGGACTGTTATTGCTGAGATTAAAAATGTACCAGATGTACTTTGAGCAGTGGAAAACAAAG CTGCAGCACAGACAGCGAGAGGCGAAGCAAACGGAGAGAGCACTCTGGCACTGGTCCCTCACACTTCAGGCCAAG GTGTTGTAtgggtggaggatttgggtcaCAGAGCAGCGGAGAAAGCAAGAACATGCTGCCAGAGCTGCACTGGTCTACAGAGACCAGCTGCTGAGGGAGGGGGTGACATGCATCCTCACATATGCCGCTCATATGAATGATCTCACAACAAACCTAACACAACACAGTCAACTGCAA AGATCACAACACCTCCAGAGAGTTGTTAAACGTTGTGCTGCACGGTGGAAGCAGCGGGCACTGTGCAAACCCCGAAGAGAGCAAGAGACGAGAGGGCAGCCAGCAAAAAAGAGTGTGAGCTTCTGTCTGAGCAGTGTTTCATCTTCTGACTCAACAAAGCAGGAAGCTGCAGCTGGATTGCACAGCAAGCT TACCCAGCCACAATCTGCCGTCACCAACATTAAAGCAGCTCCAAACTCATCTGAGTCCAGTCGTCCCACACAGAGAAACCATCCAGCGTCAAACTGCCCCCATGCTGATGAAGTTTTTGTTGCCTCTCCACATCAGTGCAGTGTCATGTCAACTGTGCCACCTTCTGAATCTCTAATGTCCAACATGGACTTTTTTCAGCACACCCAAAACCAAGAACCTCTTTTACCTCCTTCTGCTTTCATGACTACTGGGACACAGAATAAA ttcaAATCAAGTCTTGGAGACTCTCCAGTTGAGCGTTTTCCTCAGTCTGTCACTTCTTTAGATCCCCACTCATCTGTATATCCAG AAACACGTCTGAGTGCATCTGGTGGAGAAACTGAGGTTCCTGATGCTAAAAATGCAACAAGTGATTCAACGTCAGCTCTGATGAGCGAGCTTCTCAGGATTCAACAGGACATGAAGAGTTTCCAGCTGGACAGAAAGCAGCTCCG GGCATGGCGAAAGCTGAAAGGGGTGTTACAGAGTTGGCTGCAGACCAGTGGAAAGGACGAAGTGATGGAAAAAAATGCTATCTGTCAAGAGTTGAAGGAC TTGGAGGAGCTCATCGACAGGCTGTCCACTAAGCTGGAAAAACAGAAACCGGTGATGTTGCTGCACGCAAAGAGAATCCAGCATTTGCAGACTGTCCTCCGGAGTTTAGGACTTCATGCTCCTCATCAAAAAACAGAAGAGTCAGAATCTCAAAACTCTGCATTTCCAACATGA
- the sfi1 gene encoding protein SFI1 homolog isoform X2, which translates to MQSSGGNSDPVRPRLNYVRSRGEAKQVRKIHIRKVAYRVGYSWNKGGRLKELRIRHLARKFLKLWIQNTFGRVLPHEAKSHYNRVVLRRTFEGWRDEWWSSRREWSLNMRADCHYRYYLCNWTLHSWRMFVCLQREKKMQQQKAQSFADKQRMRLVLDRWEVFTEMRRLKSRMLESALEHSVWSLWQTRLQHRRDLHILEDQAQKQRALTLKTRAWLQWKEMQTAASCQKEKESRAAFHYISGLKRRALHQWIRYVSYRHTKKETQVLAQRACSRLLVRKCWSKWRNALDCKHSEETRLQAAASLATQSIQCRALVRWRAYVALCREETERKNAANQHYQHHLMRAGVRGLSLNVVLNKTYRLNNRMAIQHCQQTMTRKYWKLWQDRVEEAENCSFKPLIEMALSNYSTSLLRRHFHHWREKLAEQRYMQELERRADIWFVDRMLPRCFQSWVEFTLHSRMLQQRRLKAQAYNRRRQCAWVFYTWWGKSEKLKEEMLSERLAVLHDERCQKQRVWTRWRQRTQERIKEVEKQEASRSLYRRTLLHRTMMQWKENSTELRDRRNREQQACHQGDLRCLRKAVEKWEKFVQVQREKKSRLEEVQSWHEVKLLKHSFVAWKKHHLQMSQIYDNAEELHKQHTQCFLRVALTEWRENAEQRAEIRLEEQQAQNHFDHSLQLKVFHTWREATTLAVSKRFQQREALSRAQQSINEMRLLQFFRRWRNRTREAWRERIIMEKARRHHNSKLLSNALKAWKEHHYQHQKNKVMKRQGLLLLRLKMYQMYFEQWKTKLQHRQREAKQTERALWHWSLTLQAKVLYGWRIWVTEQRRKQEHAARAALVYRDQLLREGVTCILTYAAHMNDLTTNLTQHSQLQRSQHLQRVVKRCAARWKQRALCKPRREQETRGQPAKKSVSFCLSSVSSSDSTKQEAAAGLHSKLTQPQSAVTNIKAAPNSSESSRPTQRNHPASNCPHADEVFVASPHQCSVMSTVPPSESLMSNMDFFQHTQNQEPLLPPSAFMTTGTQNKFKSSLGDSPVERFPQSVTSLDPHSSVYPETRLSASGGETEVPDAKNATSDSTSALMSELLRIQQDMKSFQLDRKQLRAWRKLKGVLQSWLQTSGKDEVMEKNAICQELKDLEELIDRLSTKLEKQKPVMLLHAKRIQHLQTVLRSLGLHAPHQKTEESESQNSAFPT; encoded by the exons ATGCAAAGTAGCGGCGGAAACTCAGATCCAGTAAGACCCCGTTTAAACTATGTCAGATCTCGTGGCGAAGCAAAACAAGTGCGCAAAATTCACATCAGAAAGGTCGCTTACAGAGTTGGATACAGCTGGAACAAAGGTGGAAGACTCAAGGAGCTGAGAATAAG GCACCTTGCAAGAAAGTTTCTGAAGCTATGGATACAGAACACCTTTGGCCGAGTTCTTCCTCATGAAGCAAA GTCGCATTATAACAGAGTGGTACTGAGAAGAACCTTTGAAGGATGGAGAGATGAGTGGTGGTCATCCAGGAGGGAGTGGAGTCTGAACATGCGAGCAGACTGTCACTACAG GTATTACCTGTGCAACTGGACTCTCCACAGCTGGcgaatgtttgtgtgtttgcagagggAAAAGAAGATGCAACAGCAAAAGGCTCAGTCATTTG CTGACAAGCAGCGGATGCGTCTGGTGTTGGACAGATGGGAGGTTTTCACAGAGATGAGAAGACTGAAGAGCAGAATGCTGGAATCAGCTCTTGAGCA ctcaGTGTGGAGCTTGTGGCAGACTAGATTACAGCACCGTCGAGACCTTCACATTTTGGAGGATCAAGCACAGAAACAGAGGGCGCTAACCTTAAAGACAAGG gCTTGGCTTCAGTGGAAAGAGATGCAGACGGCTGCTTCTtgccagaaagaaaaagaatccaGAGCTGCGTTTCATTATATCTCCGGATTGAAAAGAAGAGCTTTGCATCAGTGGATAAGATATGTGTCGTATCGCCACACCAAGAAAGAAACACAAG TTTTGGCTCAGCGTGCCTGCTCTCGCCTCCTGGTGAGGAAGTGTTGGAGTAAATGGAGAAATGCTCTCGATTGCAAACACAGTGAAGAGACCCGTTTGCAAGCAGCAGCCAGTTTGGCCACGCAGAGCATCCAGTGCAGAGCACTAGTGCGTTGGAGAGCTT ATGTGGCATTGTGCAGAGAagaaactgaaagaaagaaTGCAGCAAATCAACACTACCAACATCATTTAatg CGTGCTGGAGTGCGAGGGTTGTCTCTTAATGTCGTGTTGAACAAAACATATCGACTGAACAACCGTATGGCTATCCAACATTGTCAGCAAACG atgactcgtaagtaCTGGAAACTATGGCAGGATCGTGTGGAGGAAgctgaaaactgcagttttaaaCCCCTCATAGAGATGGCCCTGAGTAACTACAG CACTTCACTGCTTAGAAGACATTTTCACCACTGGAGAGAGAAACTTGCTGAGCAGAGATACATGCAG gaaCTGGAGCGTCGTGCAGACATTTGGTTTGTAGACCGTATGCTACCTCGGTGTTTCCAGTCTTGGGTTGAGTTTACCCTCCACAGCAGAATGCTTCAACAGAGAAGACTCAAAGCTCAAGCTTATAATCG GCGGCGCCAGTGCGCCTGGGTGTTTTACACCTGGTGGGGGAAGTCGGAGAAGCTCAAGGAAGAGATGCTTTCTGAGCGGCTG GCAGTTCTTCATGACGAGAGATGCCAGAAGCAGAGAGTCTGGACGCGATGGAGGCAGCGCACACAAGAGCGGATCAAAGAGGTGGAGAAACAGGAGGCTTCACGTAGTCTGTATCGTCGCACACTTCTACACAGGACGATGATGCAGTGGAAGGAAAACAGCACTGAGCTACGAGACAG gagaaacagagagcagcaggcCTGCCATCAGGGTGATTTGCGCTGCTTAAGAAAGGCTGtagaaaaatgggaaaag tttgTTCAGGtccagagagaaaagaaaagcaggctGGAAGAGGTTCAGAGTTGGCATGAAGTTAAACTTCTAAAACACTCCTTTGTGGCCTGGAAG AAACACCACCTGCAGATGTCTCAGATCTATGACAACGCAGAGGAGCTTCACAAGCAGCACACTCAGTGTTTTCTCAG AGTGGCGCTTACTGAGTGGAGGGAAAATGCAGAGCAGCGAGCAGAGATCCGGCTCGAAGAGCAACAAGCACAGAATCACTTCGATCACTCCCTTCAGCTTAAG GTGTTTCATACGTGGAGAGAAGCAACAACACTTGCGGTGTCAAAGCGCTTCCAGCAGAGGGAAGCACTAAGCAGGGCTCAGCAGTCTATAAATGAAA TGCGGTTGCTGCAATTTTTCAGACGATGGAGGAATCGGACCAGGGAGGCTTGGAGGGAGAGGATAATCATGGAAAAAGCCAGGAGACACCATAACTCCAAACTCCTTTCTAATGCGCTGAAAGCTTGGAAAGAGCATCACTACCAGCACCAGAAGAATAAG GTGATGAAACGACAGGGACTGTTATTGCTGAGATTAAAAATGTACCAGATGTACTTTGAGCAGTGGAAAACAAAG CTGCAGCACAGACAGCGAGAGGCGAAGCAAACGGAGAGAGCACTCTGGCACTGGTCCCTCACACTTCAGGCCAAG GTGTTGTAtgggtggaggatttgggtcaCAGAGCAGCGGAGAAAGCAAGAACATGCTGCCAGAGCTGCACTGGTCTACAGAGACCAGCTGCTGAGGGAGGGGGTGACATGCATCCTCACATATGCCGCTCATATGAATGATCTCACAACAAACCTAACACAACACAGTCAACTGCAA AGATCACAACACCTCCAGAGAGTTGTTAAACGTTGTGCTGCACGGTGGAAGCAGCGGGCACTGTGCAAACCCCGAAGAGAGCAAGAGACGAGAGGGCAGCCAGCAAAAAAGAGTGTGAGCTTCTGTCTGAGCAGTGTTTCATCTTCTGACTCAACAAAGCAGGAAGCTGCAGCTGGATTGCACAGCAAGCT TACCCAGCCACAATCTGCCGTCACCAACATTAAAGCAGCTCCAAACTCATCTGAGTCCAGTCGTCCCACACAGAGAAACCATCCAGCGTCAAACTGCCCCCATGCTGATGAAGTTTTTGTTGCCTCTCCACATCAGTGCAGTGTCATGTCAACTGTGCCACCTTCTGAATCTCTAATGTCCAACATGGACTTTTTTCAGCACACCCAAAACCAAGAACCTCTTTTACCTCCTTCTGCTTTCATGACTACTGGGACACAGAATAAA ttcaAATCAAGTCTTGGAGACTCTCCAGTTGAGCGTTTTCCTCAGTCTGTCACTTCTTTAGATCCCCACTCATCTGTATATCCAG AAACACGTCTGAGTGCATCTGGTGGAGAAACTGAGGTTCCTGATGCTAAAAATGCAACAAGTGATTCAACGTCAGCTCTGATGAGCGAGCTTCTCAGGATTCAACAGGACATGAAGAGTTTCCAGCTGGACAGAAAGCAGCTCCG GGCATGGCGAAAGCTGAAAGGGGTGTTACAGAGTTGGCTGCAGACCAGTGGAAAGGACGAAGTGATGGAAAAAAATGCTATCTGTCAAGAGTTGAAGGAC TTGGAGGAGCTCATCGACAGGCTGTCCACTAAGCTGGAAAAACAGAAACCGGTGATGTTGCTGCACGCAAAGAGAATCCAGCATTTGCAGACTGTCCTCCGGAGTTTAGGACTTCATGCTCCTCATCAAAAAACAGAAGAGTCAGAATCTCAAAACTCTGCATTTCCAACATGA